A window from Aeromonas rivipollensis encodes these proteins:
- a CDS encoding extracellular solute-binding protein, with product MSFKKGMMAASVALVMMSTGAMADEKVLHVYNWSDYIAPDTLENFQKETGIKVVYDVFDSNEVLEAKLLAGSSGYDIVVPSNPFLAKQIKAGVFQKLDKSKLSNWQNMDVDLLKALEPSDPGNQYSIPYLWGTIGYAYNAEKVKAVLGADAPVNSWDLVFKPENMAKLKECGVSFLDSPTEMLPAALQYLGFKPDSQKPDELKKAEELFLSIRPYTAYFHSSKYISDLANGNLCVAVGYSGDLQQSKARAAEAKNGVSLTYTIPKEGAGSFFDMIAIPADAKNVEAAHTFINYLMKPEVIANITNVVQFPNGNKAATPLVDEAIRTDPGIYPTADTLKKIYTFPDLPAKVQRLMTRSWTKIKSGK from the coding sequence ATGTCTTTTAAAAAGGGAATGATGGCTGCTTCCGTGGCGCTGGTCATGATGAGTACCGGGGCGATGGCCGACGAGAAGGTGCTGCACGTCTATAACTGGAGCGATTACATCGCGCCGGATACGCTGGAAAACTTCCAGAAGGAGACGGGCATCAAGGTGGTGTATGACGTGTTCGACAGCAACGAGGTGCTGGAAGCCAAGTTGCTGGCGGGCAGTTCGGGTTATGACATCGTCGTCCCGTCCAACCCCTTCCTGGCCAAGCAGATCAAGGCAGGCGTCTTCCAGAAGCTGGACAAGTCCAAACTCTCCAACTGGCAGAACATGGATGTCGATCTGCTCAAGGCGCTCGAACCGAGCGATCCGGGCAACCAGTACTCCATCCCTTACCTGTGGGGCACCATTGGCTACGCCTACAACGCCGAGAAGGTGAAGGCCGTGCTGGGTGCCGATGCGCCGGTCAACTCCTGGGATCTGGTGTTCAAGCCGGAGAACATGGCCAAGTTGAAGGAGTGCGGTGTCTCCTTCCTCGACTCGCCGACCGAAATGCTGCCGGCCGCCCTGCAATACCTGGGCTTCAAGCCGGATAGCCAGAAGCCGGACGAGTTGAAGAAGGCTGAGGAGCTGTTCCTCTCCATCCGCCCCTATACCGCCTACTTCCACTCCTCCAAGTACATTTCGGATCTGGCCAACGGCAACCTGTGCGTGGCGGTGGGTTACTCAGGTGACTTGCAGCAGTCCAAGGCACGTGCCGCCGAAGCCAAGAACGGTGTCAGTCTGACTTACACCATTCCGAAAGAGGGGGCTGGCAGCTTCTTCGACATGATCGCCATCCCGGCGGATGCCAAGAACGTCGAGGCAGCCCACACCTTCATCAACTATCTGATGAAGCCGGAAGTGATCGCGAACATCACCAACGTGGTGCAGTTCCCGAACGGCAACAAGGCCGCCACCCCGCTGGTGGACGAGGCGATCCGTACCGATCCGGGCATCTACCCGACGGCGGACACCCTCAAGAAGATCTACACCTTCCCGGATCTGCCGGCCAAGGTGCAGCGTCTGATGACCCGCAGCTGGACCAAGATCAAATCAGGTAAGTAA